A single genomic interval of Phycisphaerae bacterium harbors:
- a CDS encoding glycoside hydrolase family 30 beta sandwich domain-containing protein — MRYKQLKICLTTLIPVFLAVAVCSNLCFAASQELALNGGFEDSSGGKPNSWSSRGNGGWAVWKIDENWGQTGRCFVCAGGYSGSEYQEWVQSIDVVPGTTCIFSVDSCTEDWGTPTGYIRINWKDAFGNTISTYTNMLFSGSRNTTWSQYSSGNITIPADTVTAEIILHGGISGTILFDQISFTGQVPPIQVNADFNGDLFVDFQDFAAFAHSWLQSSTLYDLTGDSQVDPCDLSIFADHWLKVPDLLFEGNLIEIDDTQRYQEIDGFGASLTDSSAYLIGNYLTSAERTSVLEDLFDPNIGIGLTYLRQPMGASDFRRVDYSYDDVPYGDTDYNLTSFSINYDVTYIIPILQEALGICPDIKIMGTPWSPPAWMKTSKAFGYGSLTNDDRVYRALANYFVKYIQAYAAWDIDIDAVTLQNEPYYEPYSYPGMHMEPADQIRLVKLMGPAFEANGINTKIIIWDHNWDRPDFPVAVLNDSEVYQYIAGTAWHWYGGDISTQSQVHDAYPDKDAYFTEGSDGTWQPQDFGWSLIDNGNLIVRATRNWAKTVVKWNLALDQDNGPKIAGGCDTCHGVVTINSVTHAVSRRPQYYALGQASKFVRPGAVRIQSTESAGAGIENAAFQNLDNSIVCLATNASTSSHNLKIAWNNKSFIYPLPAVSFSTFIWRPNSNDVNVWITTGDQQKLLEKQRTVFFQ; from the coding sequence ATGCGATATAAGCAGTTAAAGATATGCCTCACAACCTTAATACCGGTTTTCTTGGCAGTGGCGGTCTGTTCGAACCTTTGTTTCGCAGCGTCTCAGGAGTTGGCGCTAAACGGAGGTTTTGAAGACAGTTCCGGCGGCAAGCCGAACTCGTGGTCAAGCCGGGGAAACGGCGGATGGGCTGTTTGGAAAATAGATGAAAACTGGGGTCAGACAGGACGATGTTTCGTATGCGCGGGCGGCTATTCCGGCAGTGAATACCAAGAGTGGGTACAATCTATTGATGTGGTGCCCGGCACAACTTGCATCTTCAGCGTAGATTCCTGTACGGAAGACTGGGGCACGCCAACCGGTTATATCAGAATTAACTGGAAAGATGCATTCGGAAACACGATAAGCACTTATACGAATATGCTTTTTTCCGGCAGCCGGAATACAACATGGTCGCAATACAGCAGCGGCAATATAACAATTCCGGCCGATACCGTAACAGCGGAAATTATCCTGCACGGAGGCATTTCCGGAACTATATTATTCGATCAGATTTCATTTACAGGCCAGGTCCCGCCGATACAGGTAAACGCTGATTTCAACGGCGATTTGTTCGTCGATTTTCAGGATTTTGCGGCGTTTGCTCATTCATGGCTTCAATCGTCAACCCTATACGACCTGACCGGAGACAGTCAGGTGGATCCCTGCGATCTGAGCATTTTCGCAGACCACTGGCTTAAAGTTCCAGACCTTCTGTTTGAAGGCAATTTGATTGAAATCGACGATACCCAAAGGTATCAGGAGATTGACGGCTTTGGCGCATCACTGACCGATTCATCCGCATATCTTATTGGCAATTACCTCACCTCTGCTGAACGTACAAGTGTGCTCGAAGACCTGTTCGACCCTAATATCGGTATCGGGCTGACGTATTTGCGTCAGCCAATGGGCGCTTCAGATTTTCGCCGAGTTGATTACAGCTATGACGATGTCCCATACGGTGACACCGATTATAACCTGACTTCATTTTCAATTAATTATGATGTTACATACATAATTCCCATACTTCAGGAGGCGCTTGGCATCTGTCCTGACATCAAAATTATGGGCACGCCATGGAGCCCGCCTGCATGGATGAAGACGAGCAAGGCATTCGGCTATGGCAGTCTGACTAACGATGACAGGGTCTATCGGGCATTGGCAAACTATTTTGTCAAATATATTCAGGCATACGCAGCATGGGACATCGACATCGATGCGGTTACCTTGCAGAATGAGCCGTATTATGAGCCATACTCGTATCCGGGTATGCACATGGAACCTGCCGACCAGATACGACTGGTAAAACTCATGGGACCGGCTTTTGAGGCAAATGGCATTAACACAAAAATTATTATCTGGGACCACAATTGGGACCGGCCTGATTTTCCGGTCGCCGTTCTAAATGACAGCGAGGTATATCAATATATTGCCGGCACGGCATGGCACTGGTACGGTGGAGATATTTCAACACAGAGCCAGGTACATGATGCCTACCCGGACAAAGATGCCTATTTCACCGAAGGCTCTGACGGGACATGGCAGCCGCAGGATTTCGGCTGGAGCCTGATAGATAATGGCAATTTAATCGTGCGGGCAACGCGCAACTGGGCAAAGACCGTAGTCAAATGGAATCTTGCACTGGATCAGGATAACGGCCCCAAAATTGCCGGCGGCTGCGATACCTGCCACGGCGTTGTTACAATTAATTCAGTAACACACGCGGTTTCACGTCGGCCTCAATATTATGCGTTAGGTCAGGCAAGCAAATTTGTGCGGCCCGGAGCCGTGCGTATTCAATCGACCGAATCAGCGGGAGCAGGTATTGAAAATGCAGCCTTTCAGAATCTGGATAATTCGATCGTGTGTCTTGCTACTAATGCTTCAACAAGTTCGCACAACCTGAAAATCGCATGGAATAATAAGTCGTTTATTTATCCCCTGCCTGCCGTTTCATTCAGCACGTTTATATGGCGTCCGAATTCGAACGACGTTAATGTCTGGATTACGACCGGTGATCAGCAGAAACTGCTGGAAAAACAGCGCACAGTATTTTTTCAATAG
- a CDS encoding beta-galactosidase — translation MTASASQGNITYDAKSFIVNGKRLLLTGGEFHYFRTPNELWENRIIKAKRCGANLITTYIPWSWHEQTEGKQCWTGDRDLGKFIELCQKHEIYLIVKPGPYICAEWDFGGHPDWLLSKKIPLRVLNDKYLGYVRGWYKSVAEKILPYMVTKGGNILCIQVENEYDHLMHYGEEKISVETAVEYFKRLGKMLREFGIDIPQFANEAEFLRGKGIIDTRTYYPNIPFFTHWMYEHEYFDGKIINAKKGQPDCPTMILELQVGWFSQFGQPFYIPDINLTESVTKSVLILGASVLNYYMFIGGTTFPYWGCRGNNWPITGIGTGTSFDFGGSMIREWGHVMPGRYDWTKAFMLFCQDYKDLLLESESTEDFSAISEKNEIQIIEKTGSAADKTLSTKSEKFKVYAKRDGKGQQLVCVRNLSPQSRTVSIFKNGKTIITGLELEPYQTSLLPVDVCIPNTDIKIMSSSSELLFTKKINGQVFFGLYGKSDKIGKTTLNVSASEVKILKGDIELAGSEQAVLKYKHTGIQIAQIKNHLLFIIDQKLAGKVEPMNNGILVCDAYFTKDIEQSGNQAVVKIQVVSGEKNTFHYFGGKKITHASIADKTIQTFTDVKDMQTSFGYKKTAKNSVSLKWLGDWKVKADTDEIAPDYDDSNWLRLAKPTSLEEAGLLEHGYIWYRGQFELSSKSRDVQIIYTGNATDRQYIYLNGNLVWTGITSENKPQRIDIDNKFIVAGRNCLAVLYANIYHNKSHPHEGAILKYSGIMQPILINAASAGNPLTTDVSDFRVRQQLTGILKGYTKSLFDDSDWTNVPTAEKYVISEKMGNIVWFRRKFEYKCHPGVEAAVRLTIPNASQRCVFYLNGKGLGQFESIGPQHEFYVPATFLQKENVLAIALEGTDSFLVEPRLDTFYEAIDTEVKLVFEG, via the coding sequence ATGACAGCATCAGCATCGCAGGGAAACATTACTTATGACGCGAAAAGTTTTATAGTCAACGGGAAAAGACTGCTGCTTACAGGCGGCGAATTCCATTATTTCCGCACACCGAATGAACTTTGGGAAAACAGAATAATCAAAGCAAAACGATGCGGGGCAAATCTTATCACAACATATATTCCATGGAGCTGGCACGAACAGACCGAAGGCAAACAATGCTGGACAGGAGACAGAGACCTGGGCAAATTTATCGAACTGTGCCAAAAACATGAAATATATCTGATTGTAAAACCCGGCCCGTATATATGCGCGGAATGGGATTTCGGCGGACATCCGGACTGGCTGCTATCCAAAAAAATACCATTGCGCGTACTAAACGATAAATATCTTGGTTATGTCCGCGGCTGGTACAAATCCGTTGCCGAAAAAATATTGCCATATATGGTTACCAAAGGCGGAAATATCCTCTGTATCCAGGTCGAAAACGAATACGACCATCTTATGCATTACGGCGAAGAAAAAATCTCGGTTGAAACCGCTGTCGAATACTTCAAACGACTCGGCAAAATGCTCAGGGAGTTCGGTATAGACATTCCTCAATTTGCAAACGAAGCGGAATTTCTCAGGGGAAAAGGTATTATCGACACACGCACTTATTATCCCAACATTCCGTTCTTTACGCACTGGATGTATGAGCACGAATATTTCGACGGAAAAATCATAAACGCCAAAAAAGGCCAGCCCGACTGCCCCACTATGATTCTCGAACTGCAGGTCGGATGGTTTTCACAATTCGGCCAGCCTTTTTACATTCCGGATATCAATCTGACTGAAAGCGTAACCAAAAGCGTTTTGATACTCGGAGCATCCGTTCTGAACTATTATATGTTTATTGGCGGCACAACCTTTCCGTACTGGGGCTGCCGCGGAAATAACTGGCCTATAACAGGCATCGGCACAGGCACAAGTTTCGACTTCGGCGGCTCAATGATACGCGAATGGGGCCATGTAATGCCCGGCAGATATGACTGGACAAAGGCTTTTATGCTATTTTGTCAGGATTATAAAGATTTACTTCTCGAATCAGAAAGTACGGAAGACTTTTCAGCAATATCAGAAAAAAATGAAATACAAATAATAGAAAAAACCGGCTCTGCCGCCGACAAAACACTTTCGACAAAATCAGAAAAATTCAAAGTATATGCCAAAAGAGACGGCAAAGGTCAGCAGCTTGTCTGCGTCAGAAATCTCAGCCCGCAAAGCCGAACTGTAAGCATCTTCAAAAACGGCAAAACAATTATTACCGGCCTCGAACTTGAGCCTTATCAAACATCTCTTCTCCCGGTCGATGTTTGCATACCCAATACAGACATTAAAATAATGAGTTCAAGTTCTGAATTGCTCTTTACGAAAAAAATTAACGGGCAGGTTTTCTTCGGTCTGTACGGCAAATCCGACAAAATCGGCAAAACAACTTTAAATGTCTCCGCTTCAGAAGTAAAAATCCTCAAAGGCGACATCGAACTGGCCGGCAGTGAACAGGCCGTACTAAAATATAAACATACCGGAATACAAATTGCGCAAATTAAAAATCATCTGCTGTTTATCATCGACCAGAAACTGGCCGGCAAAGTAGAACCGATGAACAACGGTATTCTTGTCTGTGATGCCTATTTCACAAAGGACATCGAACAGAGCGGCAATCAGGCTGTTGTAAAAATACAGGTTGTCAGCGGTGAAAAAAATACATTCCATTATTTCGGCGGCAAAAAAATCACCCATGCATCCATCGCCGACAAAACAATACAAACATTTACAGATGTTAAAGATATGCAAACTTCGTTTGGATACAAAAAGACCGCGAAAAACAGCGTAAGTCTTAAATGGCTTGGCGACTGGAAAGTAAAAGCCGATACAGACGAAATCGCCCCGGACTACGATGACAGCAACTGGCTGAGACTGGCAAAGCCGACATCGCTTGAAGAAGCAGGCCTGCTCGAACACGGCTACATCTGGTATCGCGGACAATTCGAGCTGTCATCAAAATCAAGAGATGTCCAAATCATCTACACAGGCAATGCTACCGACCGCCAGTATATTTATCTCAACGGCAATCTCGTCTGGACAGGCATAACTTCGGAAAATAAACCGCAGAGAATAGACATCGATAATAAATTTATCGTTGCCGGCAGAAATTGTCTCGCAGTGCTTTACGCAAACATCTACCACAACAAATCCCATCCGCACGAGGGAGCAATCCTGAAATACAGCGGAATAATGCAGCCGATATTGATCAACGCCGCCTCAGCAGGTAATCCATTAACGACCGACGTTTCAGATTTCAGAGTCCGCCAGCAGTTAACCGGCATATTAAAGGGCTACACAAAAAGTTTATTCGACGATTCCGACTGGACAAATGTACCAACCGCTGAAAAATATGTTATCTCTGAAAAAATGGGCAATATCGTCTGGTTCAGACGCAAATTTGAATACAAGTGCCATCCGGGCGTTGAAGCCGCAGTGCGACTGACAATTCCGAACGCCAGTCAAAGATGCGTATTCTATCTCAACGGCAAGGGGCTGGGGCAATTTGAATCTATAGGCCCGCAGCACGAGTTTTATGTGCCTGCAACATTCCTGCAGAAAGAAAATGTTCTGGCAATTGCTCTGGAAGGTACAGATAGTTTTCTTGTCGAGCCGCGATTAGATACTTTCTACGAGGCAATTGATACGGAAGTAAAACTTGTCTTCGAAGGATAA
- a CDS encoding carbohydrate ABC transporter permease, producing the protein MQKNNLPKPTSHKKQRLLSSAAIHAVLIIGAIAFLFPLIWMLSTALKPLPETTKIPPTIIPSKFMWSNYTHATTAIPFWKYAKNTLIVCVLSVIGTLVSSTLVAYGFSRIQWKGRDVLFYCVLATMMIPFPVIMAPLFVVFGKLGWIGTLKPLWIPSFGAAAFNIFLMRQFFRTIPTELTEAAKIDGCSELGILLRIVLPLSKPVLLVVALFQFIASWNDFLGPLVYLTREDTYTLALGLQFFQSQHGGTYWNYLMAASSLIVLPIIIIYFFAQKAFIEGISLTGLKG; encoded by the coding sequence ATGCAGAAAAATAATCTACCGAAACCTACATCACATAAAAAACAACGGCTGCTGTCGTCTGCCGCGATACACGCGGTACTAATAATCGGTGCGATAGCGTTTTTGTTTCCGCTTATTTGGATGCTGTCAACGGCGCTGAAGCCGCTGCCGGAAACAACAAAAATCCCGCCGACAATTATCCCATCAAAATTTATGTGGAGTAATTATACCCATGCGACAACGGCGATACCATTCTGGAAGTATGCGAAAAACACTTTGATAGTTTGCGTTCTGTCGGTAATAGGCACACTGGTATCGTCAACGCTGGTTGCATACGGATTTTCGAGAATCCAGTGGAAAGGCAGGGATGTACTGTTTTACTGCGTTTTAGCTACAATGATGATACCTTTTCCGGTTATAATGGCACCATTGTTCGTTGTGTTCGGCAAACTCGGCTGGATTGGAACATTAAAGCCGCTGTGGATTCCATCGTTCGGAGCAGCAGCTTTCAATATCTTTTTGATGCGGCAATTCTTCCGCACAATACCAACCGAACTGACCGAGGCGGCAAAAATCGACGGCTGCAGCGAACTGGGAATACTGCTGCGAATCGTACTGCCATTGTCAAAACCTGTACTGCTGGTGGTAGCGTTGTTTCAGTTTATCGCGTCGTGGAATGATTTTCTCGGTCCGCTGGTATATCTGACACGGGAAGATACTTATACCCTTGCGCTTGGTCTGCAATTTTTCCAGAGCCAGCACGGCGGAACTTACTGGAATTATCTGATGGCGGCATCGAGCCTTATTGTTCTGCCGATAATCATAATTTATTTCTTTGCGCAAAAAGCCTTTATCGAGGGCATTTCGCTTACCGGTCTTAAGGGATAA
- a CDS encoding sugar ABC transporter permease, translating into MKKSTENLFKGLIFISPWIIGFLIFQLYPIYKSVYYSFCEYDVLNPPIFIGLKNYSSLFHDEIFLKSITSTVVYTAMAIPLSMIVSLFFAILLNQKIIGRGVFRTIYFLPSLVPMVALAILWKWMFNGENGILNYILGLLGINGPNWLGSTMWATPSIVLTGIWGVGGSIVIYLAALQDVPRSLYEAAEIDGAGWFAKIRHITIPMISPVIYFNLILGIIGCLQVFAVPYIMTAGGPARSTYYYTMYLFDNAFSFLKMGYAGAMAVLLFIIIVVITIITTKLTASRVYYAEK; encoded by the coding sequence TTGAAAAAAAGTACCGAAAACTTATTCAAGGGGCTTATATTCATTTCGCCGTGGATAATCGGCTTTCTGATTTTCCAGCTCTATCCAATATATAAGAGCGTCTATTACAGCTTCTGCGAATATGACGTACTAAACCCGCCAATTTTCATCGGGCTGAAAAACTACAGCAGTCTTTTCCACGACGAGATATTTTTAAAATCCATAACAAGCACAGTCGTTTATACGGCTATGGCGATACCGCTTTCAATGATTGTTTCGCTGTTCTTTGCTATTCTGCTGAACCAAAAAATCATCGGACGCGGAGTTTTTCGCACGATTTATTTTTTGCCGTCGTTAGTACCGATGGTCGCGCTGGCTATTTTGTGGAAATGGATGTTCAACGGAGAAAATGGAATTTTAAATTATATACTCGGCCTGCTGGGCATTAACGGGCCGAACTGGCTCGGTTCGACAATGTGGGCAACGCCTTCAATCGTACTAACCGGAATATGGGGCGTGGGCGGTTCAATTGTGATATACCTTGCAGCCCTGCAGGATGTGCCGCGAAGCCTTTATGAGGCTGCGGAAATTGACGGCGCAGGCTGGTTTGCAAAAATTCGACACATAACAATCCCAATGATTTCGCCGGTGATATACTTTAATCTTATACTCGGAATCATAGGCTGCCTGCAGGTTTTTGCAGTTCCATATATTATGACCGCAGGCGGTCCTGCCCGCAGCACATACTATTACACAATGTACTTGTTCGATAACGCGTTTAGCTTCTTAAAGATGGGCTATGCCGGTGCGATGGCTGTTCTACTGTTTATTATCATCGTTGTAATAACAATTATTACAACAAAACTAACGGCAAGCAGGGTTTATTATGCAGAAAAATAA
- a CDS encoding ABC transporter substrate-binding protein gives MRYFLVIALIFLPLAADGCSKSTPDPAMGRVVVDYWEMWTGFELEAIKNLVDKFNNSQDQIYVNLLSVSEIERKLLIAIAGNDPPDLANLQNSSIPQFADKNAIEPLDNLLSVINARQQDYIDIYWKQCQYENKLYGLPIAATTIALHWNRDILKRTGLDPNAPPQTLEQLDDLAKKLTVRKSGDSYEMLGFVPTQPGWWNYAWVWWFGGNWYDGKNITANRPENVVAFKWIQSYAQTYGARALQNFTSGFGAFSWSDDRFMSSKLAMVLQGIWMSRFIEKLAPQMNWSAAAFPSSGGKFKDVTMAECNVLVVPKGAKHKKEAAKFIGFIQRPENLEYLALKQNKFVPLKIANEMDYSQHPNKEIRLFIRLSQSPNVHSVPRIPIWAEYAREIDNAFQSVWLQKKTPQQALDEVQKRIEIKWREYLDLKEKRMERQ, from the coding sequence ATGAGATATTTTTTGGTTATAGCGTTGATATTTCTGCCTCTGGCCGCAGATGGGTGTTCAAAATCAACCCCTGACCCGGCTATGGGCAGAGTCGTTGTCGACTACTGGGAAATGTGGACAGGTTTTGAACTTGAGGCAATAAAAAACCTTGTGGATAAGTTCAACAATTCTCAGGACCAGATATACGTTAATCTTTTGAGCGTAAGTGAAATAGAACGCAAGCTGCTGATAGCAATCGCCGGTAACGATCCGCCGGATTTGGCAAACCTGCAGAATTCGAGTATTCCGCAGTTTGCGGACAAAAATGCTATCGAACCCCTCGACAATCTTCTGTCCGTCATCAATGCCAGGCAACAGGACTATATTGATATTTACTGGAAACAGTGCCAGTATGAAAATAAATTATATGGTCTGCCGATAGCGGCCACGACAATCGCACTGCACTGGAACAGAGACATTTTAAAACGCACAGGCCTTGACCCGAACGCCCCGCCGCAAACACTGGAGCAATTAGACGACCTCGCTAAAAAACTTACCGTCAGAAAAAGCGGCGATAGTTATGAAATGCTCGGCTTTGTGCCCACACAGCCCGGCTGGTGGAATTATGCCTGGGTCTGGTGGTTTGGCGGGAACTGGTATGACGGTAAAAACATAACAGCCAACCGTCCGGAAAATGTAGTAGCATTTAAATGGATACAATCTTATGCGCAAACATACGGCGCAAGGGCTTTGCAGAACTTTACGAGCGGATTCGGCGCGTTTTCGTGGTCGGACGATCGCTTTATGTCGAGCAAGCTGGCAATGGTTTTGCAGGGAATATGGATGAGCAGATTCATAGAAAAATTAGCACCGCAAATGAACTGGTCAGCGGCAGCGTTTCCCTCGTCAGGCGGGAAATTCAAAGATGTTACAATGGCTGAATGCAACGTATTGGTTGTGCCGAAAGGGGCAAAACACAAAAAAGAGGCGGCTAAGTTTATAGGTTTTATACAGAGGCCGGAAAACCTGGAATATCTGGCATTGAAACAAAATAAATTTGTGCCGCTGAAAATCGCCAATGAAATGGATTATTCACAGCATCCGAATAAGGAAATCAGGTTATTTATAAGATTGAGTCAGTCGCCCAATGTCCATTCCGTGCCGCGGATTCCGATATGGGCAGAATATGCCCGTGAAATTGACAATGCATTTCAGTCGGTCTGGCTGCAGAAAAAAACTCCACAGCAGGCCCTTGACGAAGTACAAAAAAGAATTGAAATCAAATGGCGGGAATATCTCGATTTAAAAGAGAAAAGAATGGAAAGGCAGTAA
- a CDS encoding PEP-CTERM sorting domain-containing protein: MRRSKIVIMLLAVCAMAGIASANLLSNGNFNDPDSTAAPTDWNIWTYGGGWANHQNTNIPFDGSYFMAVGGSSDAGAGLYQIVAGTEGVEYTLTVEAGAQAWWKPLGEMKMFFLDSSDAEISSVIAVTADPPGYDIQVDWHSVSLTAIAPVGTTQVKVELACASGQGTVWFDNAVLVPEPATLVILGLGGLLLRRKK; this comes from the coding sequence ATGAGAAGAAGCAAAATAGTTATTATGTTGTTGGCTGTATGTGCGATGGCCGGCATCGCCAGCGCCAACCTGTTGTCGAACGGGAATTTCAATGACCCGGATTCAACGGCAGCACCGACAGATTGGAATATCTGGACTTATGGTGGCGGCTGGGCTAACCACCAAAATACCAATATACCTTTCGACGGCAGTTATTTCATGGCTGTCGGCGGGTCCAGTGATGCCGGTGCCGGGTTGTATCAGATAGTGGCCGGAACAGAGGGTGTGGAGTATACCCTTACTGTTGAGGCCGGTGCTCAGGCATGGTGGAAACCTCTTGGCGAAATGAAGATGTTTTTCCTGGATTCTTCAGATGCCGAGATATCCAGCGTGATTGCAGTTACGGCTGATCCACCGGGATACGATATTCAAGTGGATTGGCATAGTGTCTCACTAACAGCAATTGCTCCTGTCGGCACAACCCAGGTAAAGGTTGAACTTGCTTGCGCAAGTGGACAGGGAACTGTATGGTTTGACAATGCTGTACTTGTTCCAGAGCCGGCAACATTGGTAATTCTGGGACTTGGCGGATTATTGCTCCGTCGTAAAAAATAG
- a CDS encoding prepilin-type N-terminal cleavage/methylation domain-containing protein produces the protein MLKKKAFTLVELLVVISIIALLLAVLMPSLSKARKQGQRTVCLTRLKTLQLSNNVYANENDGLYVPLLTTSSATGPVSQNQVNPYTWVANLEFRKITGVKGKENSSVTYNNSIVLPDEFFCPSDEIAKKHLKSDKNVLVSYGYNSEDWWGMKANPQNSFPVSIPKGTSYGYRQTQIKAASQTLIFVDSIDWWVIWIGANYSQAWDRIGQRQREVYANPGSYGITGAVSTVGPVIFRHDEGANVAFYDGHSKYLKKNVMFINGNPGTPMRAWWDATGMWINKQ, from the coding sequence ATGCTGAAAAAGAAAGCATTTACGCTTGTTGAGTTGTTGGTGGTGATTTCAATCATAGCTCTTTTGCTCGCGGTTCTTATGCCAAGTCTCAGCAAGGCACGTAAGCAGGGCCAGCGAACCGTATGCCTTACTCGCCTCAAGACGTTGCAGCTTTCCAATAACGTTTATGCAAATGAAAATGATGGTCTGTATGTGCCGCTCTTAACTACTTCATCGGCTACGGGTCCGGTATCGCAAAATCAGGTTAATCCTTACACATGGGTAGCTAATCTTGAATTCAGGAAAATCACCGGTGTAAAGGGCAAGGAAAACTCAAGTGTAACTTATAACAACAGTATTGTTCTTCCGGATGAATTTTTCTGCCCAAGCGACGAGATTGCAAAGAAGCATCTCAAATCGGATAAAAATGTGCTGGTAAGTTACGGCTATAATTCAGAAGACTGGTGGGGGATGAAGGCAAATCCTCAAAATTCTTTTCCTGTGTCGATACCGAAAGGAACCAGCTATGGTTACCGGCAGACGCAGATAAAGGCCGCATCGCAAACGCTTATCTTTGTCGACTCGATCGACTGGTGGGTAATATGGATTGGTGCAAATTACAGCCAGGCCTGGGATAGGATTGGTCAGAGACAGCGGGAGGTTTACGCCAATCCCGGCAGCTATGGTATTACCGGGGCCGTGAGTACTGTCGGGCCTGTGATTTTTCGCCATGACGAAGGTGCCAATGTTGCTTTCTACGACGGGCATAGTAAATACCTAAAGAAAAATGTAATGTTCATAAATGGTAATCCTGGAACACCAATGCGGGCCTGGTGGGATGCGACAGGTATGTGGATTAATAAACAGTAA